The proteins below come from a single Hyperolius riggenbachi isolate aHypRig1 chromosome 8, aHypRig1.pri, whole genome shotgun sequence genomic window:
- the LOC137528823 gene encoding oocyte zinc finger protein XlCOF7.1-like, whose product MLDTLASSAMTMGHTKEEISEKILNHALEIIYLLTGEKYVIVKKKYPHCCIHPKSGGVPVKCEDVAVFFSMEEWDYIKGHKEDYEDVIMDTDAPSNTVETAENTHLELPDLRAGEVKCASPAPAAASCADAVVSTAATATEKADASTNTSPDHVSDASAGASAAEKRDSDTDDSKKDKSESEEKAKEDSEESDEDTSTEIEPMKMDVVRERPFAGPLYREAMRFEMTEEIQEDGTVRPLSTEATLLDKLHPEIYRYDQNIWSISQRFICGTNNRPYNQPPIIADDDDRDSEQTPIQVPNLAEDKPYRCVACDQLFKYKSSVTRHYAVVHGVKPHQCNECGKRFSTKFNSVVHKCHPRKNKSSWGNDPTGLNS is encoded by the exons ATGCTGGACACATTGGCATCATCAGCAATGACCATGGGCCACACCAAGGAGGAAATATCTGAGAAGATCTTGAATCACGCCCTGGAGATTATCTACCTGCTAACAGGAGAG AAATATGTGATTGTGAAGAAGAAGTACCCGCACTGCTGTATCCACCCAAAATCTGGAGGG GTACCCGTGAAGTGTGAAGATGTTGCGGTCTTTTTCTCTATGGAGGAATGGGACTATATCAAAGGACACAAGGAAGACTATGAGGATGTCATCATGGATACAGATGCTCCTAGCAACACAGTGGAAACTGCAGAAAACACTCACTTGG AATTGCCAGACCTCCGAGCTGGGGAGGTAAAATGTGCCTCACCTGCACCCGCAGCTGCCTCATGCGCTGACGCCGTTGTCTCCACGGCAGCCACAGCTACTGAGAAAGCGGATGCCTCAACCAATACCTCTCCTGACCACGTGTCTGATGCCTCAGCCGGCGCCTCCGCTGCTGAAAAGCGGGACAGCGACACTGACGACAGCAAAAAGGACAAGAGCGAATCGGAGGAGAAGGCCAAAGAGGACTCTGAAGAGAGCGATGAGGACACCTCTACTG aaaTTGAACCTATGAAAATGGATGTAGTCAGAGAACGCCCATTCGCAGGCCCTCTATACCGCGAAGCCATGCGATTTGAGATGACGGAGGAGATACAGGAGGACGGAACGGTGAGACCCCTCAGCACAGAAGCCACCTTGTTGGATAAGCTCCATCCTGAAATCTACCGCTACGATCAGAACATCTGGAGCATCAGCCAGCGCTTCATCTGCGGCACCAATAACAGACCGTACAACCAGCCTCCTATCATCGCCGACGACGATGACAGGGACTCGGAACAAACGCCAATCCAAGTGCCCAACTTGGCCGAAGATAAGCCGTACCGCTGCGTCGCCTGCGATCAGCTCTTCAAGTACAAATCCAGCGTCACGAGACATTATGCCGTCGTACACGGCGTCAAACCCCACCAGTGCAATGAGTGCGGAAAACGGTTCTCCACAAAGTTTAACTCTGTAGTACACAAATGTCATCCCCGCAAAAACAAGAGTTCCTGGGGAAATGACCCAACGGGACTGAACAGTTAA